The Phycisphaeraceae bacterium genome has a window encoding:
- a CDS encoding Na+/H+ antiporter subunit E: MTLGTNLLMALLWAALIGPFTPSNLLIGFVIGYIVLWLCSPGGRRPAYARRTMAAAELAGFTFYELMLANLRVARYTVSRLRTLRPAVLRVPLEPDLTDTEITLLASLITLTPGTLTLDVSRDRSAMFVHFMHVEDDAQAIAAVKNGFERRILKVTR; the protein is encoded by the coding sequence ATGACGCTGGGGACCAACCTGCTGATGGCGCTGCTGTGGGCTGCCCTGATCGGCCCCTTCACGCCGTCGAACCTGCTCATCGGTTTCGTGATCGGCTACATCGTGCTCTGGCTGTGCAGCCCCGGCGGACGGCGCCCCGCGTACGCGAGACGGACCATGGCCGCGGCGGAGCTGGCCGGCTTCACGTTCTACGAACTCATGCTGGCCAATCTGCGCGTGGCGCGATACACGGTGTCGCGGCTGCGGACGCTGCGTCCGGCGGTGCTTCGGGTGCCGCTGGAGCCGGACCTGACCGACACCGAGATCACGCTGCTGGCCTCGCTGATCACGCTGACGCCCGGCACGCTGACGCTCGACGTGTCGCGTGACCGCAGCGCGATGTTCGTTCACTTCATGCACGTGGAGGACGACGCCCAGGCGATCGCCGCCGTGAAGAACGGCTTCGAACGCCGCATTCTCAAGGTGACGCGATGA
- a CDS encoding DinB family protein gives MTFAQMTLPEFQHEMATTRKLLERLPEDKLGWKAHPRSNTIGWNACHLAEIPGWAVNILTEPFYDMNPTGREPYKTPNLTSRKAILDLFDANVAASAKAIAGFKDSALMETWQFKDHGQVLLEMPRAVAFRTWIISHTIHHRAILSVYFRLNDIPVPAIYGPSGDEQG, from the coding sequence ATGACCTTTGCTCAGATGACGCTGCCTGAGTTTCAGCACGAGATGGCGACCACCCGGAAGCTGCTGGAGCGCCTTCCTGAGGACAAACTCGGGTGGAAGGCCCACCCGCGCTCCAACACCATCGGCTGGAACGCCTGCCACCTGGCCGAGATCCCCGGCTGGGCGGTCAACATCCTGACCGAGCCGTTCTACGACATGAATCCGACGGGCCGGGAGCCGTACAAGACGCCCAACCTGACCTCACGCAAGGCCATTCTCGATCTCTTCGACGCCAATGTGGCGGCGTCGGCGAAGGCCATTGCGGGGTTCAAGGACTCTGCGCTGATGGAGACGTGGCAATTCAAGGATCACGGCCAGGTGCTGCTTGAAATGCCCCGCGCGGTGGCCTTCCGCACCTGGATCATCAGCCACACCATCCATCACCGCGCCATCCTGAGCGTGTACTTCCGGCTGAACGACATCCCGGTGCCGGCCATCTACGGCCCATCGGGCGATGAGCAGGGATGA
- a CDS encoding DUF4040 domain-containing protein — MMTASIGILTLLAVIAPVAWRWSPRFALPAMATVIVLLGCAFVAHLPAVASGTAQVESWMWLPELGVAMSFRLDGLSLLFALLICFIGGAVVFYASSYLREHPRLGTFAATLIGFMAAMLGLVLADNLILLFIFWELTSITSFLLIGFEHERLAARKAALQALLVTGLGGLALLAGLVLLGVSAGGFEIGRVLDAPIREHGHYAVIVVLVLLGAFTKSAMAPFHFWLPSAMEAPTPVSALLHSATMVKAGVYLVARLHPVLGGTALWDHSLVIVGGATMLAAAFLATRQTQFKRILAYSTVSSLGTMMMLIGLGAAKAAAAYLLAHAMFKGCLFLVAGSITHETGEKEPHRLAGLRTSMPLTFAAAIGGALSMAGMFPLMGFVGKELMLKAGLEHVMWAAPLTAGMVLSAVLTVMAALLAGVMPFLGRASAATPGHDPDWLQLLGPIALAVGGVVAGLAPGLFAEPLVSATAGSIEGGAPPAVKLGAVGLLWPPTTATWLSIAALLAGAGLFMGRGVYARACAPLDEVARLGPARWYEGLFAGLLRLATAQTRLLQNGSMRAYLRVTLLTALGVGVAALIRSHLTVDLASAAHWPESWLDGAMVLAIVSAAAASTMQRTALASVAVIGVVGFVIALFFALLGAPDVAMTQFAVETLVVIIFVLVIFNLPRYRNLTSRGERLVDGVIAGSVGTMMAALTLMAASRPQPETVSTYFVERSVPEAYGRNVVNVILVDFRALDTLGEVFVIGVAAVGVFTLLRLRAGSPNGKGGAS, encoded by the coding sequence ATGATGACGGCTTCGATCGGCATCCTGACGCTGCTGGCGGTGATCGCCCCCGTGGCGTGGCGATGGTCGCCCCGGTTCGCGCTGCCGGCGATGGCGACGGTCATTGTGCTGCTTGGGTGCGCCTTCGTGGCGCACCTGCCCGCGGTGGCGTCGGGAACGGCGCAGGTCGAGTCGTGGATGTGGCTGCCCGAACTGGGCGTGGCCATGAGTTTTCGACTGGATGGTCTTTCCCTGCTCTTCGCGCTGCTGATCTGTTTCATCGGGGGGGCGGTGGTGTTCTACGCCTCCTCATACCTGCGGGAGCATCCTCGGCTGGGCACATTTGCGGCGACGCTGATCGGATTCATGGCCGCGATGCTGGGGCTCGTGCTCGCGGACAACCTGATCCTGCTCTTCATCTTCTGGGAGCTGACCAGCATCACGTCCTTTCTGCTGATCGGCTTCGAGCACGAACGCCTTGCCGCCCGGAAGGCCGCGCTGCAGGCGCTGCTGGTGACGGGGCTGGGCGGTCTGGCGCTGCTGGCCGGCCTGGTGCTCCTGGGCGTGTCGGCGGGCGGGTTCGAGATCGGTCGCGTTCTGGACGCGCCGATTCGTGAGCACGGGCACTATGCGGTGATCGTGGTCCTGGTGCTGCTGGGAGCGTTCACCAAGAGCGCCATGGCACCCTTTCACTTCTGGCTTCCCAGCGCGATGGAAGCCCCCACGCCGGTCAGCGCGCTGCTGCATTCCGCCACCATGGTGAAGGCGGGCGTGTACCTGGTGGCGCGGCTGCACCCCGTGCTTGGCGGTACGGCCCTGTGGGATCACTCGCTCGTCATCGTGGGCGGAGCGACCATGCTCGCCGCGGCGTTCCTCGCCACACGCCAGACCCAGTTCAAGCGCATCCTGGCGTATTCCACCGTCAGTTCGCTGGGCACGATGATGATGCTCATCGGACTGGGGGCGGCCAAGGCGGCGGCGGCCTACCTGCTGGCCCACGCCATGTTCAAGGGATGCCTGTTCCTGGTGGCCGGGTCGATCACGCATGAAACGGGGGAGAAAGAGCCGCACCGGCTGGCCGGACTGCGAACATCGATGCCGCTGACCTTCGCCGCGGCGATCGGCGGCGCGCTGTCCATGGCGGGCATGTTCCCGCTGATGGGCTTCGTCGGGAAGGAACTGATGCTCAAGGCGGGGCTGGAGCACGTGATGTGGGCGGCGCCCCTGACGGCCGGCATGGTCCTGAGCGCGGTATTGACCGTGATGGCGGCGCTGCTGGCGGGCGTGATGCCGTTCCTGGGCCGCGCCTCGGCCGCAACGCCTGGACACGATCCCGACTGGCTTCAGTTGCTCGGCCCCATCGCCCTCGCGGTGGGCGGCGTGGTGGCCGGGCTGGCGCCGGGGCTCTTCGCCGAACCGCTGGTGAGCGCCACGGCGGGGTCCATCGAGGGCGGCGCTCCCCCGGCGGTGAAACTCGGAGCGGTGGGGCTGCTCTGGCCGCCGACGACCGCCACCTGGTTGAGCATCGCGGCCTTGCTGGCGGGTGCCGGCTTGTTCATGGGCCGGGGCGTCTATGCGCGGGCCTGTGCTCCCTTGGACGAGGTCGCCCGGCTTGGTCCGGCGAGGTGGTACGAGGGTCTCTTCGCGGGGCTGCTCCGGCTGGCGACGGCGCAGACTCGACTGCTGCAGAACGGCAGCATGCGCGCCTATCTGCGCGTGACGCTCCTGACCGCGCTGGGGGTCGGCGTGGCGGCGCTGATTCGCAGCCACCTCACGGTTGATCTGGCCTCGGCGGCTCACTGGCCCGAGTCATGGCTTGACGGAGCCATGGTGCTGGCGATCGTCAGCGCCGCGGCGGCCTCGACCATGCAGCGAACCGCGCTGGCCTCGGTGGCGGTCATCGGGGTGGTGGGGTTCGTGATCGCGCTGTTCTTCGCCCTGCTGGGCGCGCCCGACGTGGCCATGACGCAATTCGCGGTGGAGACGCTGGTTGTCATCATCTTCGTGCTGGTGATCTTCAATCTGCCCAGGTACCGCAATCTGACCAGCCGGGGCGAGCGACTGGTGGACGGCGTGATCGCCGGCTCCGTCGGCACGATGATGGCGGCCCTGACGTTGATGGCGGCGTCACGACCGCAGCCGGAGACCGTCTCGACCTACTTCGTGGAGCGGTCCGTGCCGGAAGCGTACGGCCGCAACGTGGTGAACGTGATCCTGGTGGACTTCCGCGCGCTTGACACGCTGGGCGAGGTTTTCGTGATCGGCGTGGCGGCGGTGGGAGTATTCACGCTGCTGCGGCTTCGTGCCGGCTCGCCGAACGGAAAGGGAGGGGCGTCGTGA
- the trpS gene encoding tryptophan--tRNA ligase, with amino-acid sequence MTATELSTSSRPVGGKPRILTGDTPTGRLHLGHYVGSVRRRVELQDSHDCYIIIANMHAFTTRVDKPGEIRADTLEIVRDYLAMGLDPEKATIFLQSEVPAIAELTFLFAMLLPFNRVMRNPTLKTEIELKGLGDAYSFGFPLYAVGQTADILSFRPVGVPVGEDQVPHLELTREVARRFNQIYCKVSDQAEDDDHPSLGGVFPIPRADVGPVGRLIGTDGVNKMSKSLNNAIFISDSPKDVKKKMGKLYTGRMNPTDPGDINNALFQYVRTFIPDPERVKELERRYAAGDNIGDGHIKVEVADAINALLEPMRERRAKYEGRDDLVIDLLREGTRRANRVAEETLRMAKDAAGLGFWKRSVTVA; translated from the coding sequence ATGACCGCGACCGAACTCTCCACGTCATCACGCCCCGTTGGCGGCAAGCCCCGCATCCTCACCGGCGATACGCCCACCGGGCGGCTCCACCTGGGGCATTACGTGGGCAGCGTCAGGCGGCGCGTCGAACTGCAGGACAGCCACGACTGCTACATCATCATCGCCAACATGCACGCCTTTACCACGCGGGTGGACAAGCCGGGCGAGATTCGCGCCGACACGCTCGAGATCGTGCGCGATTATCTGGCCATGGGACTCGACCCGGAGAAGGCCACGATCTTCCTGCAGAGCGAGGTGCCCGCCATCGCGGAGCTGACGTTTCTCTTCGCCATGCTGCTGCCCTTCAACCGCGTGATGCGCAATCCCACGCTCAAGACGGAGATCGAGCTCAAGGGGCTGGGCGACGCGTATTCCTTCGGCTTTCCCCTGTACGCGGTGGGGCAGACGGCCGACATTCTCTCGTTCCGTCCGGTGGGCGTGCCGGTGGGGGAAGACCAGGTGCCGCACCTGGAACTGACGCGCGAGGTCGCCCGGCGTTTCAACCAGATCTACTGCAAGGTCTCGGACCAGGCGGAGGATGACGACCACCCGTCGCTGGGCGGGGTGTTCCCCATCCCCCGCGCGGATGTCGGTCCCGTGGGGCGGCTGATCGGCACCGATGGCGTCAACAAGATGTCCAAGTCCCTCAACAACGCCATCTTCATTTCCGATTCGCCCAAGGACGTGAAGAAGAAGATGGGCAAGCTCTACACCGGCCGCATGAACCCCACCGACCCCGGTGACATCAACAACGCGCTGTTCCAGTATGTGCGCACGTTCATTCCCGACCCCGAACGTGTGAAGGAACTGGAGCGACGATACGCCGCGGGGGACAACATCGGCGACGGCCACATCAAGGTCGAGGTGGCGGACGCCATCAACGCCCTGCTCGAACCCATGCGGGAACGACGGGCGAAGTACGAAGGCCGCGACGACCTGGTCATCGACCTGCTGCGCGAAGGCACGCGGCGCGCCAACCGCGTGGCGGAGGAGACGCTGCGGATGGCCAAGGACGCGGCGGGGCTGGGATTCTGGAAACGAAGCGTCACGGTGGCGTAG
- a CDS encoding NADH-quinone oxidoreductase subunit K: MNLLLALSVGALFAAGSYMLLRRSLVKLVIGLALISHGANLLIYASARPVRGRPPLVEAGMMLPAEPHSDPLPAALVLTAIVIGFGIVGYTIVLIQRAYQDVGTDDLAAFTTTDR; the protein is encoded by the coding sequence ATGAACCTGCTGCTGGCGCTTAGCGTGGGGGCCCTCTTCGCCGCCGGCTCGTACATGCTGCTGCGGCGCAGTCTGGTGAAACTCGTGATCGGACTGGCGCTGATCAGTCACGGCGCCAACCTGCTCATCTACGCCTCGGCACGCCCGGTGCGGGGCAGGCCCCCGCTGGTGGAGGCGGGCATGATGCTGCCCGCCGAGCCGCACAGCGATCCCCTGCCGGCCGCGCTGGTGCTGACGGCCATCGTGATCGGGTTCGGGATCGTCGGATACACCATTGTGCTGATCCAGCGCGCCTACCAGGACGTGGGCACCGACGACCTGGCGGCGTTCACCACCACGGATCGCTGA
- a CDS encoding monovalent cation/H(+) antiporter subunit G: MTIADVIIVVLVLLGCGFGLLAAVGVVRMPDLYTRMQSATKAGTLGVVCVVLAAAIHFGSAAVAVEAMMVVLFFFATAPIASHLIGRASYRAGVPLWSRTTRNDLAAGEPPTTPGRAPMPPKG; this comes from the coding sequence ATGACCATCGCCGACGTCATCATCGTGGTGCTGGTGCTGCTGGGCTGCGGCTTCGGGCTGCTGGCCGCCGTCGGCGTGGTGCGGATGCCCGATCTCTACACCCGCATGCAGTCCGCCACCAAGGCCGGCACGCTCGGCGTCGTCTGCGTGGTGCTGGCGGCGGCGATTCACTTCGGTTCGGCGGCCGTCGCCGTGGAGGCCATGATGGTGGTGCTGTTCTTCTTCGCCACCGCGCCGATCGCCTCGCACCTGATCGGACGGGCTTCGTATCGCGCGGGCGTACCGCTCTGGAGCCGAACCACGCGAAACGACCTCGCCGCAGGAGAGCCGCCGACGACTCCGGGGCGTGCTCCCATGCCGCCGAAGGGCTGA
- the moaD gene encoding molybdopterin converting factor subunit 1: MRITVLLFAHLADAFGVRSLSLDLPEGAMAGDVLEALIRRAPQAAPFRDRLAVAVDERYAPADQPLREGAVVAVIPPVSGG; encoded by the coding sequence ATGCGCATCACCGTGCTGCTCTTCGCCCACCTGGCAGACGCCTTCGGTGTGCGCTCGTTGTCGCTGGACCTGCCCGAGGGAGCGATGGCGGGCGACGTATTGGAGGCGCTGATCCGCCGCGCGCCCCAGGCGGCGCCTTTCCGTGATCGTCTGGCGGTGGCCGTGGATGAACGCTACGCGCCAGCCGATCAGCCGCTGCGCGAAGGAGCGGTCGTGGCGGTCATTCCGCCGGTCAGCGGAGGATGA
- a CDS encoding Na+/H+ antiporter subunit D — MLLTLPILLPMLAAALCVTAWGRARLQAALATATMTAVTGMAVALLAMVRREGVQVVEVGGWAAPYGIALVADLFAAIMVLLGAIVGLAVTVYSIGATDDRRAAQGHYPLVLSLLAAVSGAFLSGDLFNLYVWFELMLLSSFVLLTLGGERAQLEGSIKYVTLNLVSSILFLSAVGLIYATTGTLNMAHLAQRLDGLNDPRLATALGALLLVAFGIKAAVFPVFFWLPASYHTPPPAVSALFAGLLTKVGVYAIIRSATLLFDQEHALLGEALLVVAGFTMLSGVLGAVAQNDMRRILSFHIVSQIGYMLMGLGLAIRVLGGASQDTERAMAAAGIALAGSVFYILHHIIVKTNLFLISGVVLRDRGTTELKHLGGLIRTHPALAGLFLVTALSLAGIPVLSGFWAKLALVRGGLETGAYVIVAVSLAVSLLTLLSMTKIWSEAFWGEPATTGPRTDGIEAPTGHRRAAMRGPVAAMALLSVMIGVGASPVYRLARETAGQLLDSSIYIGAVLPPGESSGSDGAGPVGGGEP, encoded by the coding sequence ATGCTGCTGACGCTGCCCATTCTGCTCCCGATGCTGGCCGCCGCCCTGTGCGTAACGGCGTGGGGGCGGGCGCGCCTGCAGGCCGCCCTGGCGACGGCCACCATGACCGCGGTCACCGGCATGGCGGTCGCGCTGCTGGCGATGGTGCGCCGCGAGGGCGTGCAGGTGGTCGAGGTCGGCGGATGGGCCGCCCCGTACGGCATCGCGCTGGTGGCTGATCTGTTCGCCGCCATCATGGTGCTGCTGGGCGCCATCGTGGGGCTGGCGGTGACGGTCTATTCGATCGGGGCGACCGATGACCGCCGCGCGGCGCAGGGGCATTATCCGCTCGTGCTGTCGCTTCTGGCGGCCGTTTCCGGCGCGTTTCTCAGCGGCGACCTGTTCAACCTCTACGTCTGGTTCGAGCTGATGCTCCTCTCATCCTTCGTGCTGCTCACGCTGGGCGGCGAGCGGGCGCAGCTCGAAGGGTCCATCAAGTACGTGACGCTCAATCTGGTCTCGTCGATCCTCTTCCTGTCGGCGGTGGGGCTGATCTACGCGACGACCGGCACGCTGAACATGGCGCACCTGGCGCAGCGACTGGACGGGTTGAACGATCCACGTCTGGCGACCGCGCTGGGAGCGCTGCTGCTGGTGGCGTTCGGCATCAAGGCGGCGGTGTTTCCGGTGTTCTTCTGGCTGCCGGCTTCGTATCACACGCCGCCGCCGGCGGTGTCGGCGCTCTTCGCGGGCCTGCTGACCAAGGTGGGGGTGTACGCCATCATCCGATCCGCCACGCTCCTGTTTGACCAGGAGCACGCCCTGCTCGGAGAGGCGCTGCTGGTCGTCGCCGGGTTCACCATGCTCAGCGGCGTGCTGGGGGCGGTGGCGCAGAACGACATGCGCCGCATCCTCTCGTTTCACATCGTCAGCCAGATCGGCTACATGCTGATGGGGTTGGGGCTCGCCATCCGCGTGCTGGGCGGCGCGTCGCAGGATACGGAGCGGGCGATGGCCGCGGCGGGCATCGCTCTGGCCGGGTCGGTGTTCTACATCCTGCACCACATCATCGTGAAGACCAACCTCTTCCTCATCAGCGGGGTGGTGCTGCGGGATCGCGGCACCACGGAACTGAAGCACCTGGGAGGGCTGATCCGGACTCATCCCGCCCTGGCGGGACTGTTCCTGGTCACCGCCCTGTCCCTGGCGGGCATTCCCGTGCTTTCCGGCTTCTGGGCCAAGCTGGCGCTGGTGCGGGGCGGGCTGGAAACCGGCGCGTACGTCATCGTCGCCGTCTCGCTGGCGGTGAGTCTGCTCACGCTGCTGTCAATGACCAAGATCTGGTCCGAGGCCTTCTGGGGAGAACCCGCGACCACGGGGCCGAGGACCGATGGAATTGAGGCGCCAACCGGGCATCGTCGGGCGGCAATGCGCGGGCCGGTGGCGGCCATGGCGCTGCTGAGCGTGATGATCGGCGTCGGCGCCTCGCCCGTCTACCGCTTGGCTCGTGAGACGGCCGGACAACTGCTCGATTCCTCGATCTACATCGGCGCGGTCCTGCCGCCGGGCGAATCGTCCGGGTCGGACGGCGCCGGACCCGTCGGTGGAGGTGAGCCATGA
- a CDS encoding Na+/H+ antiporter subunit B has protein sequence MNSLIFRTASKVLLPVMVLLSLVVLLRGHNEPGGGFVGGLLAAAGYSLYALSHGGTEARRLLRLDPKRMIGAGLLLAALSGVPGLLTGAAYLHGFWLSFRPPGFPEALKAGTPLLFDVGVFLVVLGGTLLMVLSLEESRHEPAAGA, from the coding sequence GTGAACTCGTTGATCTTCAGGACCGCGTCCAAGGTGCTGCTGCCCGTGATGGTGCTGCTGTCGCTGGTGGTGCTGCTTCGGGGGCACAACGAACCTGGAGGCGGCTTCGTGGGCGGCCTGCTGGCGGCGGCGGGTTACTCGCTTTACGCCCTGTCTCACGGCGGGACGGAGGCGCGCCGTCTGTTGCGCCTCGACCCGAAGCGGATGATCGGTGCCGGATTGCTGCTGGCGGCGCTCAGCGGTGTTCCGGGTCTGCTGACCGGGGCGGCGTACCTGCACGGTTTCTGGTTGTCGTTCCGTCCGCCGGGCTTCCCTGAGGCGCTCAAGGCCGGCACACCGCTGCTCTTCGACGTGGGTGTGTTCCTGGTGGTTCTGGGCGGGACGCTGCTGATGGTGCTTTCACTGGAGGAGTCGCGACATGAACCTGCTGCTGGCGCTTAG